The Streptomyces sp. NBC_01353 genome contains a region encoding:
- the hpnE gene encoding hydroxysqualene dehydroxylase HpnE, producing MTTDESVPQAPHAVVVGGGLAGITAALQLADAGLRVTLLEGRPRLGGLAFSFRRGELTVDNGQHVYLRCCTAYRWFLDRVDGARLAPLQDRLDVPVLDVAHPRGPRLGRLRRTALPVPLHLAKSLATYPHLSLVERASVGRAALALKALDPADPALDGIDFATWLGRHGQSPRAVEALWDLVGVATLNATAPHASMGLAAMVFKTGLLSEPGAADIGWAHVPLGELHDTLARKALDSLGVRTELRVKAERISRTDDGRWSVEVPGETIEADTVVLAVPQRETRALLPEGALDDPDRLLDIGTAPILNVHVVYDRKVLKQPFFTALGSPVQWVFDRTDSSGLLRGGPEGPSSKGGGGLGAPPSGSWGRVGGQYLAVSQSAAQSEIDEPVSVLRERYLPELERLLPAARGAGIRDFFVTRERTATFAPTPGVGRLRPAARTHAPGLYLAGAWTATGWPATMEGAVRSGFSAAGAALSALGRRHEHPLQEAV from the coding sequence ATGACCACCGACGAGTCCGTGCCGCAGGCACCGCACGCCGTCGTGGTCGGCGGCGGCCTCGCCGGGATCACCGCCGCGCTCCAGCTCGCCGACGCCGGGCTGCGCGTGACGCTGCTCGAAGGCCGGCCGCGGCTCGGCGGTCTCGCCTTCTCCTTCCGCCGCGGCGAGCTCACCGTCGACAACGGACAGCACGTCTATCTGCGCTGCTGCACCGCCTACCGCTGGTTCCTCGACCGCGTCGACGGCGCCCGCCTCGCGCCCCTCCAGGACCGACTGGACGTACCCGTCCTCGACGTCGCCCACCCCCGCGGCCCCCGCCTCGGACGGCTGCGCCGTACCGCCCTGCCCGTACCGCTGCACCTCGCCAAGAGCCTGGCGACCTATCCGCACCTCTCCCTCGTCGAGCGCGCGAGCGTCGGCCGCGCCGCGCTGGCGCTCAAGGCGCTCGACCCCGCCGACCCGGCCCTCGACGGCATCGACTTCGCCACCTGGCTCGGCCGCCACGGCCAGTCCCCGCGCGCCGTCGAGGCCCTGTGGGACCTGGTCGGCGTCGCCACACTCAACGCCACCGCGCCGCACGCCTCCATGGGCCTGGCCGCCATGGTCTTCAAGACCGGCCTGCTCTCCGAGCCGGGCGCAGCCGACATCGGCTGGGCGCACGTGCCCCTCGGCGAGCTCCACGACACCCTCGCCCGCAAGGCCCTCGACTCCCTCGGCGTACGCACCGAACTGCGGGTCAAGGCCGAGCGGATCTCCCGTACCGACGACGGGCGGTGGAGCGTCGAGGTGCCGGGGGAGACCATCGAGGCCGACACCGTCGTGCTCGCCGTGCCGCAGCGCGAGACCCGCGCGCTGCTGCCCGAGGGCGCTCTCGACGACCCCGACCGGCTCCTCGACATCGGCACCGCGCCCATCCTCAACGTGCATGTCGTCTACGACCGCAAGGTGCTCAAGCAGCCGTTCTTCACCGCGCTCGGCTCCCCGGTGCAGTGGGTCTTCGACCGCACCGACTCCTCCGGCCTGCTGAGGGGTGGGCCCGAAGGGCCCTCGAGCAAGGGCGGTGGTGGGCTGGGGGCACCTCCCAGCGGTAGCTGGGGGAGGGTGGGCGGCCAGTACCTGGCCGTCTCCCAGTCCGCCGCGCAGAGCGAGATCGACGAGCCGGTCTCCGTGCTCCGCGAGCGGTACCTCCCGGAGCTGGAGCGGCTGCTGCCCGCCGCCCGCGGCGCCGGGATCCGGGACTTCTTCGTCACCCGGGAGCGGACTGCGACGTTCGCCCCCACCCCGGGCGTCGGCCGGCTCCGCCCCGCCGCCCGCACCCACGCCCCCGGCCTGTACCTGGCCGGCGCGTGGACCGCCACCGGCTGGCCCGCGACCATGGAGGGCGCCGTTCGTAGCGGCTTCAGCGCAGCGGGCGCCGCGCTCTCCGCCCTCGGCCGCCGCCATGAACATCCGCTGCAGGAGGCGGTATGA
- the hpnD gene encoding presqualene diphosphate synthase HpnD: MSRTVEGQTETSAPVQAAYSYCEAVTGQQARNFAYGIRLLPTEKRQAMSALYAFSRRVDDIGDGSLAPEAKRDRLESTRALLERIRRDEVDDDDTDPVAVALADASRRFPIPLGGLDELIDGVLMDVRGETYETWDDLKVYCRCVAGAIGRLSLGVFGTQPGAQGVEKAPEYADTLGLALQLTNILRDVREDAGNGRTYLPADDLAKFGCGDGFANETPPEAADFTGLVHFEVRRARALFAEGYRLLPMLDRRSGACVAAMAGIYRRLLDRIERDPEAVLRGRVSLPGREKAYVAVRGLSGLDSRHISRRTIRRRA, from the coding sequence GTGAGCCGGACCGTGGAAGGACAGACGGAGACGTCGGCGCCGGTACAGGCCGCGTACAGCTACTGCGAGGCCGTCACCGGACAGCAGGCCCGCAACTTCGCCTACGGCATCCGACTGCTGCCGACGGAGAAGCGGCAGGCCATGTCGGCGCTGTACGCGTTCTCGCGACGGGTCGACGACATCGGCGACGGCAGCCTCGCGCCCGAGGCGAAGCGGGACCGGCTCGAATCCACCCGCGCGCTCCTGGAGCGGATCCGCCGGGACGAGGTCGACGACGACGACACCGACCCCGTCGCCGTGGCCCTCGCCGACGCCTCCCGCCGCTTCCCGATCCCGCTCGGCGGCCTCGACGAACTCATCGACGGGGTCCTGATGGACGTGCGCGGCGAGACGTACGAGACCTGGGACGACCTCAAGGTCTACTGCCGGTGCGTCGCCGGTGCCATCGGGCGGCTCTCCCTCGGCGTCTTCGGTACCCAGCCGGGCGCGCAGGGAGTGGAGAAGGCCCCCGAGTACGCCGACACACTTGGGCTTGCCCTGCAGCTCACCAACATCCTTCGGGACGTCCGCGAGGACGCCGGGAACGGGCGCACCTACCTGCCCGCCGACGACCTGGCCAAGTTCGGCTGCGGTGACGGCTTCGCGAACGAGACCCCGCCCGAGGCGGCCGACTTCACCGGCCTGGTGCACTTCGAGGTCCGGCGCGCCCGCGCCCTGTTCGCCGAGGGCTACCGGCTGCTCCCCATGCTCGACCGGCGCAGCGGCGCCTGCGTCGCCGCCATGGCCGGGATCTACCGGCGCCTGCTCGACCGGATCGAGCGCGACCCCGAGGCGGTGCTGCGCGGCCGCGTCTCGCTGCCCGGCCGCGAGAAGGCGTACGTCGCGGTGCGCGGCCTCTCCGGCCTGGACTCCCGCCACATCTCCCGACGGACCATCAGGAGGCGCGCGTGA
- the hpnC gene encoding squalene synthase HpnC: protein MRPDASSRTTLDKAADENFPVAPFFLPRAWRDDLMAVYGYARLVDDIGDGDLAPGGADARHLGVAPERAEDRLAMLDAFEADLLRVFDAVPRHPLLRALQPTVRRRGLTPEPFLGLIQANRQDQLVRRYETYDDLLAYCELSANPVGRLVLGITGTATPERIRHSDDICTALQIVEHLQDVAEDLGRDRIYLPAEDMKAFHVTEADLAQPTAGASVRALIAFEAQRARELLIDGIPLVASVHGRLRLLLAGFTAGGLAALDAIAAAGGGYDVLPKPPKPTKPSLMREAGAVLLRARREG, encoded by the coding sequence GTGCGCCCCGATGCCTCCTCGCGCACCACGCTCGACAAGGCCGCGGACGAGAACTTCCCCGTGGCCCCCTTCTTCCTGCCGCGCGCCTGGCGCGACGACCTCATGGCCGTCTACGGCTACGCCCGTCTCGTCGACGACATCGGCGACGGCGATCTCGCACCCGGCGGAGCCGACGCCCGCCACCTCGGCGTCGCCCCCGAGCGGGCCGAGGACCGGCTCGCGATGCTGGACGCCTTCGAGGCCGATCTGCTGCGGGTCTTCGACGCCGTCCCGCGCCACCCCCTGCTGCGGGCGCTCCAGCCGACCGTGCGCCGCCGCGGCCTGACCCCCGAGCCCTTCCTCGGTCTGATCCAGGCCAACCGCCAGGACCAGCTGGTGCGCCGTTACGAGACGTACGACGACCTCCTCGCGTACTGCGAACTCTCCGCGAACCCCGTCGGCCGGCTCGTCCTCGGGATCACCGGCACCGCCACCCCCGAGCGCATCCGGCACTCCGACGACATCTGCACCGCGTTGCAGATCGTCGAGCACCTCCAGGACGTCGCCGAGGACCTCGGCCGCGACCGGATCTACCTGCCCGCCGAGGACATGAAGGCCTTCCACGTCACCGAGGCCGACCTCGCCCAGCCCACCGCCGGCGCGTCGGTCCGCGCGCTGATCGCCTTCGAGGCGCAGCGCGCCCGCGAGCTGCTGATCGACGGCATCCCGCTGGTGGCAAGCGTCCACGGCAGGCTGCGCCTGCTGCTCGCCGGCTTCACGGCCGGCGGACTCGCCGCGCTCGACGCGATCGCCGCCGCCGGTGGCGGGTACGACGTACTGCCGAAGCCGCCCAAGCCCACCAAGCCGAGTCTGATGCGCGAAGCGGGAGCGGTCCTGCTCAGAGCGCGGAGAGAGGGGTGA
- a CDS encoding TetR/AcrR family transcriptional regulator: MAAISGGKSYHHGDLRNALICAAVDLATEGGPDRVVLREAARRVGVSPTAAYRHFDGRGELLRAVKIHAQRALAESMERAADRAPGADDATVAAELRLAALGRGYVGFALDQPGLYRAAFCTPRPPCGEEWAPLGRPPEPEPEIRAFTLLTDALRALARVGRIPREARPAAEAAAWSAVHGLSLLLLDGPLRRLPERRRADVVESTLAMVVSGARAD, encoded by the coding sequence ATGGCAGCGATCTCGGGGGGAAAGTCCTACCACCACGGCGATCTGCGCAACGCGCTGATCTGCGCCGCCGTCGACCTGGCCACCGAAGGCGGCCCCGACCGCGTCGTCCTGCGGGAGGCGGCCCGCCGGGTCGGCGTCTCACCCACCGCCGCCTACCGGCACTTCGACGGGCGCGGAGAGCTTCTCAGGGCCGTCAAGATCCACGCCCAGCGCGCACTCGCCGAGTCCATGGAGCGCGCCGCCGACCGCGCTCCCGGGGCCGACGACGCCACCGTCGCCGCCGAGCTGCGCCTCGCAGCCCTCGGCCGCGGCTATGTGGGCTTCGCTCTGGATCAGCCCGGCCTCTACCGGGCGGCGTTCTGCACTCCTCGGCCGCCCTGCGGCGAGGAGTGGGCGCCGCTCGGGCGGCCACCCGAGCCCGAACCCGAGATCCGGGCGTTCACGCTGCTCACGGATGCGTTGAGGGCCCTTGCCCGGGTCGGCCGCATCCCGCGGGAGGCCCGCCCCGCCGCCGAGGCGGCCGCGTGGTCGGCCGTTCACGGACTGTCACTTCTGCTGCTCGACGGCCCGTTGCGCCGCCTCCCGGAGCGGCGCCGCGCGGACGTCGTCGAGTCCACCCTTGCCATGGTCGTCTCCGGCGCCCGCGCGGACTGA
- a CDS encoding ABC transporter ATP-binding protein: MADIDQGRIPTVIADEVHIVYRVNTGGGGKGSATAALSRILGRGKAEVSRGVRKVHAVRGVSFTAYRGEAIGVIGSNGSGKSTLLRAIAGLLPTESGKVYTDGQPSLLGVNAALMNDLTGERNVILGGLAMGMSKEEIRERYEGIVDFSGINEKGDFISLPMRTYSSGMGARLRFAIAAAKNHDVLMIDEALATGDRRFQIRSEQRIRELRKEAGTVFLVSHSNKSIRDTCDRVLWLEKGELLMDGPTDEVIKAYERETGK; encoded by the coding sequence GTGGCTGACATCGACCAGGGACGCATTCCCACCGTCATCGCCGACGAGGTCCACATCGTCTACCGGGTCAACACCGGTGGCGGCGGCAAGGGCAGCGCCACGGCGGCGCTCAGCCGGATCCTCGGCCGCGGCAAGGCCGAGGTCTCCCGGGGCGTCCGCAAGGTGCACGCCGTGCGAGGCGTCTCCTTCACCGCCTACCGGGGCGAGGCCATCGGCGTCATCGGCAGCAACGGCTCCGGCAAGTCGACCCTGCTGCGCGCCATCGCGGGGCTGCTCCCCACGGAGAGCGGCAAGGTCTACACCGACGGCCAGCCCTCGCTCCTCGGCGTCAACGCGGCGCTGATGAACGACCTGACCGGCGAGCGCAACGTGATACTCGGCGGCCTTGCCATGGGAATGAGCAAGGAAGAGATCCGCGAGCGCTACGAGGGGATCGTCGACTTCTCGGGCATCAACGAGAAGGGCGACTTCATCAGTCTCCCGATGCGTACGTACTCCTCCGGCATGGGCGCCCGACTCCGGTTCGCCATCGCGGCCGCCAAGAACCACGACGTGCTCATGATCGACGAGGCGCTCGCGACCGGTGACCGCCGGTTCCAGATCCGCTCGGAGCAGCGGATCCGCGAGCTCCGCAAGGAGGCCGGCACCGTCTTCCTCGTCAGTCACAGCAACAAGTCGATCAGGGACACCTGCGACCGCGTGCTGTGGCTGGAGAAGGGCGAGCTGCTCATGGACGGGCCCACGGACGAGGTCATCAAGGCGTACGAGCGCGAGACCGGGAAGTAG